One Arachis hypogaea cultivar Tifrunner chromosome 18, arahy.Tifrunner.gnm2.J5K5, whole genome shotgun sequence genomic window, GAGACAAGAGGGAACTGTGAGAAATGATTCAAGACGAGAATTTTGAGAGAGGTTTAACCATATCAACAGAGGTTTAACCATCCTATTGCTATGTGTAACAAATCACTAACTACTTGTCATGGATCAACTTTTTAAGAGTGTTTTAAGTTATTGAATACAGGCACATGCGTAGCTTTGTATCTTAAGATGCCCCCTCTACAAGAGCTTCCTGGACAATGCACAGTTTAACCTGTCTCATTCTAAAATATACATTATCATTCAGAAGAATAGGGTTAACAAGGATTGAAATCTTCAGTACTTGGCCATAGAGACTTTTATACCATGTTATACAATGATTTTGTAGAAGCTTAAACAATTtgttaaagataaataaataattttatctatTAACACAATAACACTACATAACATTCCTGTAACAGCCATATAACATCATTATATTTCTTTTGCAGATTGCTGGCTCATTGGCTTGTGCCAAAAGGGGCTGGGTGAATCTTGATGTTGCCAAGATTGAGTGTGAGGTATGCCATGCACAGTTAGATTTTGCTTCATCCTCAGCTAACTCTTTTGAAGGTGAGCATATTGCTATGGCTGAAAttttgctttatatatatatattggtgaaTTGCTTGTGCCACTAGGTTTTGATCCAAACTCAAACTCTAGTATATAAGTATCAATTTATATTGGTGTATGTACTTCTTCTGAATGACACTTTTGGCTAGTTTCCTAGCAGCGGTTAACTGGTTACGTATTGTGTTACATATATCAGATGAGATATAATTTGCAAGCTTCTGGTGAGTCTGGGGTGCTTTTTGGAAACAGGACATGTTTTGGTTGGGAGCTCAAGCTTGGTTCTACTTCTATCTTTCTGGAAACTCATCTATTTTCGGGGATGACACTTGACAATATAGCTGAAACTGGACTTGCATTAATTTCCTATTTGATTTCATCACCTTACTATATCCTTCTTGTTACCCATAATTTTTTAGGTTCTTACTGCCTTATATTGTTTTTTATGTCATTTGATTCCATTGATACTTTCTgggttttgatttttgttttttgtatATCTTTTGAAGCTGATGGTTCCAATGAAGAACTTTCTAAACAGCTTGATAGAGCTCACAAAGCCACTTGTCCTTGGAGAGGTAATAGCTGTCCAGAAAGCTTGGTGCAGTTCCCTCCGACTTCACCTTCAGCTCTAATTGGAGGTTATAAGGATCGGTGTGATGGACTCCTGCAGTTTTACTCCCTCCCTGTTGTATCGCCGGCTGCTGTTGAGCATATGCGAGTTACACATAACTCTCAAATTGACCGGTTTCTTGCTCAATCGCAAAGTCAGACAGCTGGGGAAATAGGCTACAGAGAAAGTGCTTCTGGAATGGGATTTGCTGGAGAACAGGCTCTTAATTCATATTCTTATGTAAGATTTTATTGTGATAACTTTTTTCATCTAATTGTTTAATCAAGTGTATTCTATTCTAGCCTTTTTACCCCCTCATTTTATTATTTCCATCCTTATAAATTAATCTTCCATTTCAATAGGCCCAGAAACTCATAAGTCTTTGTGGATGGGAGCCAAGGTGGCTTCCAAATGTGCTCGACTGTGAAGAGCAGTCTGCCGAATCTGCTAAAAATGGTTGCAGCTCTGGTCCAGCCAAAGGCTCGgctccaagcaagaaggaatttTCAACTTCATGGATAGATGCTGGGGACAACGATGCACTAGGTTCGGAATTCAATTGTGAATCTAGGTCACCTTTGTTAGATTGTAGCTTGTGCGGAGCCACAGTTAGAGTGTGGGATTTCTTACTTGTCCCTCGGCCTGTTCATTTGGCTCCCTGTGTCATTGATACCCCTCAAACAAGCAAGAAAATGGCATCAACACGAGGAATAAGTGCTGCGAGTGGGATCAATGAATGGGCTGCTGTGGATGCTGTTGAAAAAGAGCCATTTGGAGATCATGATGAGGCTACAACATCTGATAAAAGGcaacttttatataataaaagttTAGATTTAAATCTTAAAATGGCTAGTGGGCCATCTGGTTCACTAATAAATTTGACTTCAACCTTGGAACATGTGCAAGATACCAGCGAAGGAAGGGATTTAATGGCTGGACGTCCCTCTGGAAGTGAGGTCGGTGGTCGCTCTGGATCTTATGAACCACAAGGCCCAAATGCCCGCAAGCGCAAGTTGGACGATGGTGTAACCACATCTAGCAAGCCACAACAGGTGGGCAGTGCTGAAAGAACTATAATTGACGGTGATAATAATGAAGTCACTGGTGGTCAACAGCATTCAGCTGGCCCTTTTAAGCGAGCCCGTGATGTTACTCATTCAGAGGCATTCCTAATTCCACCACGAAAACCTTCTCGTTCTCTACCCAACCATTCATTAGATGTTCAAATAGAAGGTGATGCTAATATGGTTAACGAAGCAAATCCAGAAAGGGATCACGTTGTTGGCAATCCATCTACTAGAGATTCCACCCATGCTTCCTCTATTATTGCGATGAATACAGTTTATCACAGCTCAGATGAGGAATCTATGGAAAGTGTTGATAATTGTCCTGTAGATGTTAATGACGTCAACTTCCCTTCTGTTGATTTGAATGAAACATCAGAGTTAAATAGCAGTTATCAAGGACAGCAGAGTGGTTGTTTACAACCACTTTTAGAAAGAGCAGGAGGTGAGACAGGTGTTAGCAGTTCTAATGCTTGTGGAGAAGTTTTGAACACTGAGATATTAACTGCACAAGCTAGGGATGGGCCTAGCTTTGGTATTAGTGGAGGAAGTGTTGGCATGGGTACAAGTCATGAAACTGAAATTCATGGAACTGATATCTCAGTTCATAGAGGTGATAGTTTAGGTGATGTTGAACCAATTGCTGAAGTAATTGAAAATCAGGGCCAAGATGCTGAATTTGGACGTTCAAATGGCCTTATTGTCGATTTTGTGCCTGAGGAAGCTAGTAAAGGAGATCCTCAAGGAGATAGTCAAGCTGTGGTGTCTCAATCTACCCCAAGGACTGATAGTGGCTCAAAAATATTAGTTTTAACAAAGGTAGAATCCATTGAAATTAGTGAGAAGACAAATAGCAGTCTGCAGATGCTAGGCCATGAAAATGGTGCCCACCCATCACTTTCTTGCAATGCTATCATGTGTTCTGCCTATGAAGTATCCAAAGAAGAAGTCACTCAGAATGGGAAGGATGATGGTGCATGCCATGAATCAAGCTCTTTACTTGCAGATGTTGTGGGTATGtctaattataatattttgattattttttctctttcacTCAATACTGAAGATGATGATCTCTCTTTTGCTTGTTATTCACTGAGTTTTTGAATCATATTACTGTAATATGATAACTAGTTTCTCTAGTGAAGAAATTATGTGATGCTCATTTGTACAAAGTTATTTAAAGGAAAAAAGGCCAGCCCAATGCAAAGCATCCTGCATTATGTAATTTCAAGGGAAGGGTTGCATCCAAATGGTATAATAATTTAGGCATTGTAACCTGGTGCAGGCATCAGTGACTGATTCCATGGCTTGAATCCGTGACGTCACACGGAGACAACTTAACTGTTGTCCCAAAGTTCCCATTCAATTATACAAAGTTATTAGGCTATTAGAAAATTCTAAGGTCAATTTCAAAAGTAACAATTTCAGAATGACATGTTTGTAACTAATTTGTCAAGCTGGCAATGTAGTGGAGTGAGAAAAGTATTCTGTTATGGGAGAGGTGAGAGGCATACAAGTGAAAGGGGAGAGATAGTGAGGAGATTATCTTAGAATTTTGGAATAGAACAAAACTTGGAGGGTGCCAAATACTTGGTGTGCACTTTTTTCATATGATTTATACAGAAAATAAACATACCAGGAGAGGGAAATTAATCTGGGCATCTGGTGTTCTTCCTAATCCCATTGTTTGTTACTATACAAGTTTATACCTATTTGATACCAGTTTCTTATGGACTCTGTTCATTTCCCGCCCAATATTTGTATACTTTTTAAATGGTATAACATTTATTAAAACTGCATTAACTGTTATTTTGCTTTGGTTTAGCTATTCTGCTATTTTGTGTAAATGGTTTTGAGTGAAGTGGAAATAACTTATCCAAAATGAGGAACAAGGGTAATGTTGCAGATTAGAATGCTAAAATTGCAATTTATGTCATACATAAGAGAACACAGAGTTTGTACTCCTGCAAAGCTTCATTAACCTACAGCTGGTTTAACCTGATAAATAGATAATTACAACTGCAGAATCCCACAGAATTTGAATGCATAATTATAGATGCAAATCCCGTAGAATTTGCAGATTCAAATGGGCGAATATTCTGCTAATATGGAGGCAGATATTCTGTTAATGTTCCGTCATAATATCAGATCAATTCTATTGACAGAAAATTCTCAAAATTGCTCTTGGTGATATATTTCATTTGAAAATTTTGCTAATCAATATCCTTCTCCTTCATTGTGCAATTTGGATGGCTGGAATGACT contains:
- the LOC112772693 gene encoding uncharacterized protein isoform X3: MNEDGITSANPNSSLPKPPSSSPTPAASSAGASWPAVPANASDGEGRQNGKSSAESDLAAAAGFSSDSNLSCRPWERGDLLRRLSTFKHAGKMPKIAGSLACAKRGWVNLDVAKIECEVCHAQLDFASSSANSFEADGSNEELSKQLDRAHKATCPWRGNSCPESLVQFPPTSPSALIGGYKDRCDGLLQFYSLPVVSPAAVEHMRVTHNSQIDRFLAQSQSQTAGEIGYRESASGMGFAGEQALNSYSYAQKLISLCGWEPRWLPNVLDCEEQSAESAKNGCSSGPAKGSAPSKKEFSTSWIDAGDNDALGSEFNCESRSPLLDCSLCGATVRVWDFLLVPRPVHLAPCVIDTPQTSKKMASTRGISAASGINEWAAVDAVEKEPFGDHDEATTSDKRQLLYNKSLDLNLKMASGPSGSLINLTSTLEHVQDTSEGRDLMAGRPSGSEVGGRSGSYEPQGPNARKRKLDDGVTTSSKPQQVGSAERTIIDGDNNEVTGGQQHSAGPFKRARDVTHSEAFLIPPRKPSRSLPNHSLDVQIEGDANMVNEANPERDHVVGNPSTRDSTHASSIIAMNTVYHSSDEESMESVDNCPVDVNDVNFPSVDLNETSELNSSYQGQQSGCLQPLLERAGGETGVSSSNACGEVLNTEILTAQARDGPSFGISGGSVGMGTSHETEIHGTDISVHRGDSLGDVEPIAEVIENQGQDAEFGRSNGLIVDFVPEEASKGDPQGDSQAVVSQSTPRTDSGSKILVLTKVESIEISEKTNSSLQMLGHENGAHPSLSCNAIMCSAYEVSKEEVTQNGKDDGACHESSSLLADVVG
- the LOC112772693 gene encoding uncharacterized protein isoform X4, giving the protein MRYNLQASGESGVLFGNRTCFGWELKLGSTSIFLETHLFSGMTLDNIAETGLALISYLISSPYYILLVTHNFLGSYCLILFFMSFDSIDTFWVLIFVFCISFEADGSNEELSKQLDRAHKATCPWRGNSCPESLVQFPPTSPSALIGGYKDRCDGLLQFYSLPVVSPAAVEHMRVTHNSQIDRFLAQSQSQTAGEIGYRESASGMGFAGEQALNSYSYAQKLISLCGWEPRWLPNVLDCEEQSAESAKNGCSSGPAKGSAPSKKEFSTSWIDAGDNDALGSEFNCESRSPLLDCSLCGATVRVWDFLLVPRPVHLAPCVIDTPQTSKKMASTRGISAASGINEWAAVDAVEKEPFGDHDEATTSDKRQLLYNKSLDLNLKMASGPSGSLINLTSTLEHVQDTSEGRDLMAGRPSGSEVGGRSGSYEPQGPNARKRKLDDGVTTSSKPQQVGSAERTIIDGDNNEVTGGQQHSAGPFKRARDVTHSEAFLIPPRKPSRSLPNHSLDVQIEGDANMVNEANPERDHVVGNPSTRDSTHASSIIAMNTVYHSSDEESMESVDNCPVDVNDVNFPSVDLNETSELNSSYQGQQSGCLQPLLERAGGETGVSSSNACGEVLNTEILTAQARDGPSFGISGGSVGMGTSHETEIHGTDISVHRGDSLGDVEPIAEVIENQGQDAEFGRSNGLIVDFVPEEASKGDPQGDSQAVVSQSTPRTDSGSKILVLTKVESIEISEKTNSSLQMLGHENGAHPSLSCNAIMCSAYEVSKEEVTQNGKDDGACHESSSLLADVVG
- the LOC112772693 gene encoding uncharacterized protein isoform X1, encoding MNEDGITSANPNSSLPKPPSSSPTPAASSAGASWPAVPANASDGEGRQNGKSSAESDLAAAAGFSSDSNLSCRPWERGDLLRRLSTFKHAGKMPKIAGSLACAKRGWVNLDVAKIECEVCHAQLDFASSSANSFEADGSNEELSKQLDRAHKATCPWRGNSCPESLVQFPPTSPSALIGGYKDRCDGLLQFYSLPVVSPAAVEHMRVTHNSQIDRFLAQSQSQTAGEIGYRESASGMGFAGEQALNSYSYAQKLISLCGWEPRWLPNVLDCEEQSAESAKNGCSSGPAKGSAPSKKEFSTSWIDAGDNDALGSEFNCESRSPLLDCSLCGATVRVWDFLLVPRPVHLAPCVIDTPQTSKKMASTRGISAASGINEWAAVDAVEKEPFGDHDEATTSDKRQLLYNKSLDLNLKMASGPSGSLINLTSTLEHVQDTSEGRDLMAGRPSGSEVGGRSGSYEPQGPNARKRKLDDGVTTSSKPQQVGSAERTIIDGDNNEVTGGQQHSAGPFKRARDVTHSEAFLIPPRKPSRSLPNHSLDVQIEGDANMVNEANPERDHVVGNPSTRDSTHASSIIAMNTVYHSSDEESMESVDNCPVDVNDVNFPSVDLNETSELNSSYQGQQSGCLQPLLERAGGETGVSSSNACGEVLNTEILTAQARDGPSFGISGGSVGMGTSHETEIHGTDISVHRGDSLGDVEPIAEVIENQGQDAEFGRSNGLIVDFVPEEASKGDPQGDSQAVVSQSTPRTDSGSKILVLTKVESIEISEKTNSSLQMLGHENGAHPSLSCNAIMCSAYEVSKEEVTQNGKDDGACHESSSLLADVVGTPYRENVNGGVEFDPIKLHNDCCPWVNGDVAAAGCHNPTSSSGLGTIALCGWQLTLEALDSFQSLGHLPVQTLESESAASMCKGERFTSGKKLLAHNSYVRSQGRN
- the LOC112772693 gene encoding uncharacterized protein isoform X2, which gives rise to MRYNLQASGESGVLFGNRTCFGWELKLGSTSIFLETHLFSGMTLDNIAETGLALISYLISSPYYILLVTHNFLGSYCLILFFMSFDSIDTFWVLIFVFCISFEADGSNEELSKQLDRAHKATCPWRGNSCPESLVQFPPTSPSALIGGYKDRCDGLLQFYSLPVVSPAAVEHMRVTHNSQIDRFLAQSQSQTAGEIGYRESASGMGFAGEQALNSYSYAQKLISLCGWEPRWLPNVLDCEEQSAESAKNGCSSGPAKGSAPSKKEFSTSWIDAGDNDALGSEFNCESRSPLLDCSLCGATVRVWDFLLVPRPVHLAPCVIDTPQTSKKMASTRGISAASGINEWAAVDAVEKEPFGDHDEATTSDKRQLLYNKSLDLNLKMASGPSGSLINLTSTLEHVQDTSEGRDLMAGRPSGSEVGGRSGSYEPQGPNARKRKLDDGVTTSSKPQQVGSAERTIIDGDNNEVTGGQQHSAGPFKRARDVTHSEAFLIPPRKPSRSLPNHSLDVQIEGDANMVNEANPERDHVVGNPSTRDSTHASSIIAMNTVYHSSDEESMESVDNCPVDVNDVNFPSVDLNETSELNSSYQGQQSGCLQPLLERAGGETGVSSSNACGEVLNTEILTAQARDGPSFGISGGSVGMGTSHETEIHGTDISVHRGDSLGDVEPIAEVIENQGQDAEFGRSNGLIVDFVPEEASKGDPQGDSQAVVSQSTPRTDSGSKILVLTKVESIEISEKTNSSLQMLGHENGAHPSLSCNAIMCSAYEVSKEEVTQNGKDDGACHESSSLLADVVGTPYRENVNGGVEFDPIKLHNDCCPWVNGDVAAAGCHNPTSSSGLGTIALCGWQLTLEALDSFQSLGHLPVQTLESESAASMCKGERFTSGKKLLAHNSYVRSQGRN